In a single window of the BD1-7 clade bacterium genome:
- the rluA_2 gene encoding Ribosomal large subunit pseudouridine synthase A, with amino-acid sequence MTISERPSKLSLPQENPGVATVLEYLIIKFPYIDAQVWQQRIADGKVHYHDGSLVTAQSPFQPQQRIYYYREVESEPSIPFKEAIVFQDQHILVAYKPHFLPVIPGGIYVNECLQNRLRRSTGIETLQAVHRLDRVTAGLVMFSKDPDSRHHYHRLFATRQIHKTYQAIAMTDASDNLVGQEWEVTNRIVRSEPRFCMRVVEGEANSHSVIRCVQQLGRAALFELHPVTGKTHQLRLHMQGLGWPILNDDYYPKLQPFTADDYSAPLQLLAKQLEFIDPISQQSMCFHYDGELSLPETG; translated from the coding sequence ATGACCATTTCAGAGCGGCCGTCAAAGCTGAGCTTACCGCAGGAAAACCCCGGTGTTGCCACTGTACTGGAATACCTGATTATTAAATTCCCCTACATCGATGCGCAAGTTTGGCAGCAACGTATAGCCGATGGAAAAGTGCACTACCACGACGGTTCACTGGTGACGGCGCAATCGCCCTTTCAACCACAACAGCGGATCTACTATTACCGGGAAGTTGAAAGCGAGCCCAGCATCCCCTTTAAAGAGGCGATTGTCTTTCAAGATCAGCATATTCTTGTTGCCTATAAGCCACACTTTCTTCCGGTGATTCCTGGTGGTATCTATGTGAATGAGTGTTTGCAAAATCGTCTGCGACGCAGCACGGGTATTGAAACGTTGCAGGCAGTACACCGTTTGGATCGTGTAACAGCCGGCTTAGTGATGTTCTCGAAAGACCCTGATAGCCGGCATCATTACCACCGTTTATTTGCAACACGACAAATCCATAAAACCTACCAAGCCATTGCCATGACAGATGCCAGTGACAATCTCGTAGGCCAAGAGTGGGAGGTTACNAATCGTATCGTGCGATCAGAACCGCGTTTTTGTATGCGTGTGGTGGAGGGGGAGGCCAATAGCCACTCCGTTATTCGCTGCGTACAACAATTGGGGAGGGCCGCGCTCTTTGAGTTGCACCCGGTTACGGGTAAAACTCATCAACTGCGGCTTCATATGCAAGGTTTGGGTTGGCCGATACTGAACGATGATTATTACCCCAAATTACAACCGTTCACCGCAGATGACTATTCGGCACCTTTGCAGTTGCTGGCGAAGCAGCTTGAGTTTATTGACCCGATATCTCAGCAGTCGATGTGTTTTCATTATGATGGCGAGTTATCGCTGCCTGAAACCGGATAA